A single Thermoplasmata archaeon DNA region contains:
- a CDS encoding isochorismatase family cysteine hydrolase, with amino-acid sequence MYALLIIDMINDFVYLKFGNKRVQSIIPSILKLRNIAYNEGWKVIYLQDCHSITDPEIKVWGKHAMEGTSGSEIIKELSPGKEDIVIKKNSYNGFFNTDLDKVLRSNSIKKIIFAGVATDICVLNTVANAFYLGYETVICKECTESIDEKSKDFGLEYMQKNYGTKTVDLNNIGVI; translated from the coding sequence ATGTATGCTTTGTTAATAATAGACATGATCAACGATTTTGTCTATTTGAAATTTGGAAACAAGCGCGTGCAGAGTATAATTCCAAGTATTTTAAAGCTTAGGAATATTGCGTATAACGAAGGGTGGAAAGTGATATATTTGCAGGATTGTCATAGTATTACTGATCCTGAGATTAAAGTGTGGGGTAAGCATGCAATGGAAGGCACTAGCGGCTCTGAGATAATAAAAGAGCTTAGCCCAGGAAAAGAGGATATTGTTATTAAAAAGAACAGTTACAATGGTTTTTTTAACACGGATCTTGATAAGGTATTGAGATCTAATAGCATAAAAAAGATAATATTTGCTGGTGTAGCTACAGATATTTGTGTTTTAAACACTGTTGCGAATGCGTTTTATCTTGGCTACGAAACGGTAATATGCAAGGAATGTACCGAAAGCATAGATGAAAAATCAAAGGATTTTGGATTGGAATACATGCAAAAAAACTATGGCACGAAAACAGTTGATTTAAATAATATTGGAGTGATATAG
- a CDS encoding AAA family ATPase, translated as MSSRKEVSRILAIFDEVKTDHGIVLLVYGKEGSGKSYILDEVIKILQAKDVICMKERLGESKPLIFSKIIEQSKKQLSSIANSGIVSFMISSAEAFSNSEKIFLKLTESLTILSNAKPVFMALDDLDDCEISSLNLFLRVARFINNKDIMLVATLKNIVQNTYFENAYNLLKTSSNLVELKIEPLTKEEMKDMLKEEGYTIPNYIADYIYRDSGGDPARIFQVLKEGERNGNLDAEKVWIGHYPKNNVADILEEAKKNRIEKLDSEHRKVLNSIAVLDNNAKFDVLMYMTDFDEMKLSELLDLLIYFEIITEDHEYFKIVSNDLKKHIYESIPLEERKEMHKKYAELLERDGEDIILLSDQYYLAHINDKAARYLKDAGLILMRLEQYETALTEFLKAESISDNKEPELLMYIGTLYRFLGDYKKSIEYLENSKKYAQSENLMSEIEIELADSYTAFRDYDTAIQYYKKLETVLTDKKLKIRVYFGLYSISLLKNDITKARQYIAAALKIAEEIEDIKLLADSYRYIGNIEYKVNNIDLARKNYEQALTIYNNINNLEGLSKVYNNIANIYADTGSSATAIEYYEKAAYYTDMLGEESMLVTIYYNLAELNFQVSKLPLALKYLREAKKSAEIMSNAQVLSLSYRLFGSYYTLRGEFEEAISNYKKSAEISDKIGDKYSFYEMQYEIQLIYILMNGKVDKREIKKINELIKSTIPEKAEIEILETDTFIRFLENDLKNSLKSSKKIEDKSKTNIDLLWSLTYQFSSELFAGNDARCVRIFDKIDNLSRLSGLDIIDTKKIKVCATYLKDRDKALLMFRDVDNFLDLYSLKFEKGKLYMWYGFLKLKYEHDDSYLIRAKSIFDDIKAKAYFSMADHYLKDQNLYPK; from the coding sequence ATGTCATCCAGAAAAGAGGTTTCGAGGATACTAGCAATATTCGATGAAGTAAAAACTGATCATGGAATTGTATTATTAGTTTATGGTAAAGAAGGATCTGGTAAATCATATATATTAGATGAAGTGATAAAGATCCTTCAAGCTAAAGATGTCATATGCATGAAAGAACGGTTAGGAGAATCAAAACCATTAATATTTTCAAAGATTATAGAGCAGTCAAAGAAGCAATTAAGTTCAATTGCAAATAGTGGGATAGTATCTTTTATGATAAGTAGTGCAGAAGCTTTTTCAAACTCAGAAAAAATTTTTTTAAAGTTAACAGAGTCTTTAACTATTTTAAGCAATGCAAAACCAGTATTTATGGCCTTAGATGACCTAGATGACTGCGAAATATCTTCTCTAAATTTATTTTTAAGAGTTGCGCGATTTATTAATAATAAAGATATTATGTTAGTTGCTACATTAAAAAATATTGTACAAAATACATATTTTGAGAACGCATATAATCTTTTAAAAACAAGTTCAAATTTGGTAGAGCTGAAGATAGAGCCTTTAACTAAAGAAGAAATGAAAGATATGCTAAAAGAGGAGGGATACACCATTCCAAATTATATAGCAGACTATATATATAGGGATAGTGGCGGAGATCCGGCTAGAATATTTCAAGTTTTAAAAGAGGGAGAAAGGAATGGAAACTTAGATGCTGAAAAGGTATGGATAGGGCACTATCCTAAGAATAATGTGGCCGATATATTAGAAGAGGCTAAAAAAAATAGAATAGAAAAGCTTGATTCAGAGCATAGAAAAGTATTAAACAGCATTGCAGTTTTAGATAATAATGCAAAATTTGATGTTTTAATGTACATGACAGATTTTGATGAAATGAAATTATCTGAGCTACTTGATCTCCTGATATACTTTGAAATAATAACAGAAGATCACGAATATTTTAAAATAGTTTCAAATGATCTAAAAAAACATATCTATGAGTCCATACCTTTAGAAGAGAGAAAAGAGATGCATAAAAAGTATGCAGAGTTATTGGAAAGGGATGGTGAAGATATAATTTTACTATCTGACCAATACTATCTTGCGCATATAAATGATAAAGCAGCAAGGTATCTGAAAGATGCAGGATTGATATTAATGAGATTGGAACAGTATGAAACTGCACTTACTGAATTCTTGAAAGCAGAATCAATATCTGATAATAAGGAACCTGAATTGTTAATGTATATAGGAACTTTATATCGTTTTTTAGGGGATTATAAAAAGAGTATTGAATATTTAGAAAACAGTAAAAAATACGCACAATCAGAAAATTTAATGAGCGAGATAGAAATTGAGCTTGCTGACTCTTATACTGCATTCAGAGATTATGATACTGCAATTCAATATTACAAGAAGCTAGAAACTGTTTTAACAGATAAAAAATTGAAAATAAGAGTTTATTTTGGCCTATATAGTATTTCATTGCTGAAAAATGATATCACAAAAGCAAGGCAGTATATAGCAGCTGCTCTAAAAATTGCAGAAGAAATTGAAGATATTAAACTTTTAGCGGACAGTTACAGATATATTGGCAATATAGAATATAAGGTAAATAATATAGATTTGGCCAGAAAAAATTATGAGCAAGCACTTACCATTTACAATAACATCAATAATTTAGAGGGTCTGTCAAAAGTGTACAATAATATAGCAAACATATATGCAGATACTGGATCTTCTGCCACTGCGATCGAGTATTATGAAAAAGCAGCTTACTACACAGATATGTTAGGCGAAGAATCTATGCTTGTCACCATATATTACAACCTTGCAGAGCTAAATTTTCAGGTATCTAAATTACCATTAGCATTAAAATATTTACGAGAGGCCAAAAAGAGTGCAGAAATTATGAGCAATGCACAAGTGTTATCATTATCATATAGGTTATTTGGGTCGTATTATACATTAAGAGGAGAGTTTGAAGAAGCTATAAGCAATTATAAAAAATCTGCAGAGATATCTGATAAAATAGGAGATAAATATTCATTTTACGAAATGCAGTATGAAATACAACTTATCTACATTTTGATGAATGGCAAAGTAGATAAAAGAGAAATTAAAAAAATAAATGAACTAATTAAAAGTACAATACCTGAAAAAGCAGAGATTGAAATTTTAGAAACTGATACATTCATTCGCTTTTTAGAAAATGACCTTAAAAACAGTTTAAAAAGCAGTAAAAAAATTGAGGATAAATCAAAAACCAATATAGATTTGCTCTGGTCATTAACATACCAATTTTCCTCTGAATTATTTGCGGGAAATGACGCAAGATGTGTTAGAATATTTGATAAGATTGATAATTTGAGTAGATTATCAGGGCTGGATATAATAGATACCAAAAAAATTAAAGTGTGTGCAACATATCTAAAAGACAGAGATAAAGCATTATTAATGTTCAGGGACGTGGATAATTTTTTAGATTTATACAGCCTAAAATTTGAGAAAGGTAAATTATATATGTGGTATGGATTTTTAAAATTGAAATATGAGCATGATGATAGCTATCTTATAAGAGCAAAGAGTATTTTTGATGACATCAAAGCAAAAGCATATTTTTCAATGGCAGATCACTATTTAAAGGATCAAAATCTATATCCGAAATAG
- a CDS encoding DUF47 family protein, producing the protein MSLLNLKQGEQYLFEKLGLSIQSSKIAVEELQKMINNHELTDFKKIVELENEGNVLSYGLSLWVLDGNISPTVLNSVTMLITKADDILDYTRYLAKELYRARQRKDKACICMSELNEIILLIFKAMEEIYDIFNAKKLTLETIKNKRKIIENLENRGDEIKEKAFDIIYANETDWFCFNHLEKLIQGLDNILDSCEDIADLILQFLVAVSS; encoded by the coding sequence ATGTCTTTGTTGAACCTCAAACAGGGAGAACAGTATCTATTCGAGAAACTGGGCTTGTCAATACAATCTTCTAAAATCGCAGTTGAAGAACTGCAGAAAATGATAAATAACCATGAACTTACTGATTTTAAAAAAATTGTCGAACTTGAGAATGAGGGAAATGTACTTTCTTACGGTTTATCTTTATGGGTTCTTGATGGAAATATATCTCCTACCGTTCTAAACAGCGTGACGATGTTGATCACTAAAGCGGATGATATACTTGACTATACTAGATACCTGGCCAAAGAGCTATATCGGGCGAGGCAGAGAAAAGACAAAGCATGCATTTGCATGAGTGAGCTAAACGAAATTATTCTGCTTATATTCAAAGCGATGGAAGAGATCTATGATATATTTAATGCAAAGAAGCTAACATTAGAAACAATCAAGAATAAGCGGAAAATCATTGAAAATCTGGAGAATAGAGGCGACGAGATCAAAGAGAAGGCATTTGATATAATCTATGCAAATGAAACAGACTGGTTCTGTTTCAATCATCTTGAGAAATTGATACAGGGATTAGATAATATCCTAGACTCTTGTGAGGATATTGCTGATTTGATACTCCAGTTTTTGGTCGCGGTGAGCTCTTGA
- a CDS encoding GNAT family N-acetyltransferase, which produces MIEYREIHSTDDPDFKELIKVYNEGFIEQKEIYIDPIVFTWMLNNDRNDIISHIAVLKSERVIGMTSFSSMPSGAIGWYITIIKEERKKGYASLLLEKIKDTLIKDADSRNWHEKYLFAEFEQDKAELWNNKGFTILPVRYYQPPLLGNGDWVPLLLGAMPLKSDTITGAEILKFVSDLYLKIYHVSDVKKSDYFKNIKEDCEFLSMKL; this is translated from the coding sequence ATGATCGAATACAGAGAAATACATAGCACCGACGATCCAGACTTTAAAGAGTTAATTAAGGTGTATAATGAAGGATTTATAGAGCAAAAGGAGATTTACATAGATCCAATCGTGTTCACATGGATGCTAAATAATGATAGAAATGATATTATATCACATATTGCAGTACTGAAATCAGAGAGAGTAATAGGCATGACTTCATTTAGCAGCATGCCTTCTGGCGCTATTGGATGGTACATTACGATAATAAAAGAAGAACGGAAAAAAGGTTATGCATCACTGTTATTAGAAAAGATAAAGGATACGCTCATAAAAGATGCAGATTCTAGAAATTGGCATGAAAAATACCTGTTTGCAGAATTTGAACAGGATAAAGCAGAGCTCTGGAACAATAAAGGGTTTACGATTCTTCCAGTTCGTTATTATCAGCCCCCATTGCTAGGCAACGGAGATTGGGTGCCACTGTTGCTAGGTGCCATGCCTTTAAAATCTGATACTATCACGGGCGCAGAAATATTAAAATTTGTTAGTGACCTTTATCTGAAAATCTACCATGTTTCAGATGTGAAAAAAAGCGATTATTTTAAAAATATCAAGGAAGACTGCGAATTTTTGAGCATGAAATTATAA